Within the Candidatus Tanganyikabacteria bacterium genome, the region CGGCTTGCGGGTCGTTTTGCGTCCGGTAGGCGGTGCGGAGATCGAAGAACGCGAAGCCCGCCGCGATGAACGGAGCGACCCGACCCGCGACTCGCCCGACGGTCTGCACGGCCGGGCGGGCCAGGAAGCCGGCCACCGTCCTGAAGGCCGCCGACCCGATGACCCGTTCGATGAGGCCCAGTACCCCGAGTCGACTCAGCGCCGGGACGCCGGCCAATCCGTCGACCATGCCGGGCACCGAGGCGGCCGTGCGGGCGGCGCCGTTGGCTCCGCCGGCCAGGGCCCAGGCCTGCTGCAACTGATCCAGGGCGGGCGTGCTGTAGACCAGGACGTCCCAGAGGCCGCGCCTCTTCGAAGGGGCGGGGGCAGGGCGCGGCGCGCTCGGGCGAGGCAGGGTCTGCCTCTCACCGCGAATGCGCAACGACACCGCACGCTCCTCCTCTCCGCGGAGGTTATCGGCCCCCGGGACCGAAATTGTTCGCGTTTTACCCCAACCTTAAACCGAAGGACTTCAGTGTTTCATCGGAAAGATGAAGAGGATGACCTCCAGCAGGATCAGCAGGATGATGATGATTTCCAGCATGTTCGACCGCCGCTGGTGCAGTTCCTCGAGGAGGACCTTGTAGATCTGCTGCGCGATGTCCAGCTTGTCGCCCAGGGCCTGGTCCCACCGCTCGAGCCGCAGCGAGTCGCTGATCATCCGGTAGATGCGCGCCGAGTACATCTCGCCGACGATCTTCAGCGAATTGCGGATCTTCTCGCGGATGTCGTGGATCTCGATCATCAGGCGGTGCAACTGCTGCACGGTCTTGAGCAGCTTTCCCCGCACCGGGCCGAGGGTCTTGTGGTCCTCGAGGCTGTCGTAGATCAGCGCCAGTTCTTGATCCATCAGCTGGTCGTAGTACCGCAGATCGAGCAACTGCGCATTGGCGAACTCGATGACGTCCACGTGATCGGGCACGGTCTCGGCGTCGTAGACGAAGGCCGAGTTGTAAGTCACCACGACCAGATCGTCCGAGCGGTAGGAGTGGCGCAAGCGCAGCGCGTCCCGCCGCTCATCGGCCGAGAGGTCGCCGGCGTCCCCGCGCAGGACGTGCGCCAGGTCGGCGCCGTGACGCGCCAGGATGTCCTCGCCCCTGGCGGGCGAGTCGAATGCCGCGACGTGGATGACGTAATAGTCCTCGACGAGCTTCGAATCGGGGATGGGATCCTTGCACGCCGGCAAGGCGCGAGACCGCACCTCGTCGAACACCCGGCGCGAGGCCGATTCCAGGGCGATGTCGTCCTGCAGGTCCACCGACAGCGCGATGAGGTCTTCCCAGGACTCCGGAGTATCCAGCTCCCACGCGATGCTGCAGACGCCGAAGTCGAAGATCTTGGCGCGGACGCTGCCAGAGTAGGTCGACGTGAGCGGTCTGGCGCCCAGCGGCAGGATGACGGGCGGATCGCGGAAGCGGATGGCGTCAGGTGCGTTGCGCCGCGCCGCGAGCTGGCCGACGGTGCTGTCGGCCCATATCTGCCTGAGGCGAGTCAGATCCACTTCTTCGGCAAGTTCGAACAAGTGGTAGATGAAGAATCGTCCCTTGGCTATGCGATCCATTTACGTGGGTGACTCCCGGGTATCCGGGACAGCCGGCGATCCCGTGCTTTCGTCCGCCGGAATGGACCAGCGTACCATTGCCGGCACTCGAATTCGGTGACCTTGCCATGGGTCGAGGGGGCAGCCGGCGTTCCGGCGAGCACGCGGCTGGCCGGAGGGCTTCGTGATCGGCGTCGTTTGCCGCACCTGGCCGGGCAGCCTATAATGGCGCCACTCCGGATGAGACGTTTCGAAAGGCCCCCGATGCTCAGGATTTCCGCTGCCTCGGCGGCGGTGTTCGCCACCGCCTTGGCCGGCTCGCTGGGCGTGGCGTCGCCCGCGCTGGCCGCGTCGAGCTGGTGGCCGCTCTCGGGAGCGAGCGGCACGCCGCCGGAGGCCGCGAAACCGGCCCAGCCGGCACCGCTACCCGGCACGGCGGCCGCGACCCCGTCCGCCGAGGCCCCGCCCGAGGACCTGGGGGCGCGGATGCGCGTCGCCGACATCGCCGTCCGCGGCAACAAGACCGTCACCACCGAGCAGGTGCTCCTGGCCCTGCCCATCCACCGCGGCGACGAGGTCACCAAGAAGCAGGTCCAGGACGCCCTGCAGCGGCTGTACGGCCTCGGGTACTTCGCGGACGTGCGTGCGTTCACGGAGCCCACGCCGGCCGGCGAGCGCCTGGTCTTCCAGGTCGTCGAGAATCCCCGCCTGGAGGATGTCCGCATCACGGGCATCACGGTCTTCAAGCAGGACGAGGTCCTCAAGCCCTTCGTGGCCATCAAGGGGCAGACCCTCAACCTGCGCGAGGTCCAGAAGCACATCAAGGACCTGGAAAAGCGCTACGCCGACGAGGGCTACGTGCTCGCCCGCGTCATCGACCTGCAGGTCGACCCCAAGTCCGGCGTGCTCGACCTCAAGGTCGCCGAGGGTGAAATCGAGGCCATTCGCATCATCGGCAACGAGGAGACCCGGGACTACGTCATCCGGCGCGAACTCACCCAGAAGCCGGGCGAACTCTTCAACTTCAAGAAGATGGAGGACGATCTCCGCCGGGTCTACAACCTCAACTACTTCGAGGACATCGGCATCAAGTACGAGCCGGGCAAGACCCTCGACAAGGTGGTCGTCGTCATCAACGTCAAGGAAAAGCAGACCGGCATGTTCCAGATGTCGGCCGGCTACTCCAACCGGGACGGCGTGCTGGGCATCCTCTCGCTCCGCAAGGACAACCTGTTCGGCCGCGGCCAGTCTATTTCGACCGACCTGACGCTCTCGATGGCGGGCAACAACTCGGGCGAGGTGTCCTACTTCAACCCGTGGATCGACGAGGCGCACACGTCGCTGGGCGTCTCGCTCTACAGCCGGCGCTACCTCAACTTCCTCAACCAGCGCGTGCTGAGCACCAACCTCATCGGCACCGATTCGGAGCGGCAGAAGTTCGAGCAGGACAAGGGCACCTCCCTGATGAAGTTCGCCGAGGGCCGGTCGGGCAGCCAGGATCCCGTGGCCTTGCTGCCGTCCCAGAACTCCATCGAGACCCGCACCGGCATGGTCCTGTCGATGGGCAGGCCCCTGGTGGGCGACGCCGTGACGTCGCCGGTGCGCGCCACCCTGTCCCTGAAGGGCGAGCAGATCGGCGTCAAGCGCCTGGTCCCCACTCTCGGCCTGGAGGGATCCTCGGCGCAGGACACCGTTTCCTACGCGACCGACCTTGCGGGCAAGGCCCCGCCCCTGGTGCTGGGCGCCAACCCCGCGAGCGGCACCGATAACGCGTTCAGCACCGGGCTGACGCTCACCTACGACACGCGCGACCTGGTCATCAACCCGTCGCGGGGCTGGCTCTCGTCGCTCGCGCTCGAGCAGTACCTCGGCCCGGTGGTCGGCAATCTCGACCTGACGCGCCTCAACGTCGAAGCCAATCGCTACTTCCTCGTCAACTACCCGTTCTGGGACCTCAAGCACACCTTCGCGGTCGGGACCAAGTTCGGCTCGACCATGTCCTTCTTCAACCGGACCGTGCCCACCTACGAGCGGTTCTACTCGACCGGCCCCTATCTCATCCGCGGCTGGGAGGAGACGCTGCCGTCGTCGCTCGATGCGGCGACTCGCGACTATGCGAGCCTGTTCCAGGGCGACTCGGTGGCCATTGCCTCGATCGAGTACCGCTTCCCCATCGTCAGCGTGCTATCGGGCGTGGTCTTCGCCGACACCGGCCTCTTCTGGGATCAACTGGCCGCACCCTCGGCCCGCAACAGCTTCCACCTCTTCGGCGACCTGGCCAATCCGCTGACCGGCCAGCCGCTGGATTCGTCGGGCATCGGCTCCCGCCTGCGCAGCGGCTACGGCGTCGGCGTCCGCGTCAACACCCCCCTCGGCCCGTTGCGCCTCGACCTGGGCGTCAGCCAGTTGCGCGACGACCAGGGAAACTGGTTCCCCAAGGGCATCAAGCCCCACTTCTCGATCGGTCAGAAATTCTAGCCCATGTCGATTCATCGCCTCCTCGCCGCCTCCGTCGCCCTGTCGCTTCTCGTCGCCTCGCCGGCCTTCGCGGCCAGCAGCCTCGCGATGGTCGACACCAAGCGCCTCTTCGAGCAGTTCAAGGGGGCGCAATCGTCGCAGGGCGAGTTCAAGCGCAAGGCCGAGGCCTACCAGAAGGAGTTCCTGGAAAAGAACCGCCAGCTCCAGGAAATGCAGCGCGAAGGCAAGAGCAAGGCCGAGATAGACAAGATGACCAAGAAGTTCGAAGCGGAGCTCAAACCGAAGAAGGATGCGGTGGAGCGCCTGGACAAGGAGATGTCGGGGCGCCTCAAGAAGCAGATAGAGGCCGCCATATCAGACGTGGCGAAGACGAAGGGCTTCGCCGTCGTGGTGGACAAGCAGATCGTGCTGTTCGGCGGTGAGGACATCACCGACGACGTGCTCGACAAGCTCAACAAATAGAGGAATGACGCGGACGGGCGCCACAGCCTCCGAACCGGAGGCTCCGCTCCTGCCGCCCCGTTCCGGACCGCTGACGCTTGCCGAACTTGCCGCGGCGGCCCTCTGCGAGATCGTGGGCGATCCGGCTGCCCAGGTTACCGGGGTCGCCGATCCCGAGAGCGCCGGGCCGGGAGACATGGTCTTCGTCGTCGAGGCCAGGTACGCCGAACGCGCGGCGCGCAGCCGGGCCGGCTACGTCCTGGCGGCCGAACCGATCGCCGGCAAGCCGGGCCTGGTGGCCAGGCAGCCGCGCGTCGCGATGGCGAAGGTGCTGGCGGCTTTCGCTCCGCCGCCTCCCGCAGGCGCCGTCCACCCGTCGGCGTCGATCGACCCGGCGGCCGAGGTGGCCGCCGACGTGTTCGTCGGCGCCGGTTGCGTCGTCGGCGCCGGGGCTCGGGTGGGGGCCGGCACCGTCCTGCACCCGCGCGTCGTGCTCTACCCTGGCGTTCGCGTGGGCTCCGCTTGCCTGCTCCACTCGGGCGTCATCGTGCGCGAGGGCTGCACTCTGGGCGATCGGGTGGTCGTGCAGCCAGGCGCGGTGATCGGCTCGGACGGCTTCGGCTTCGTGCCGACCGCGGAGGGCAACGTCAAGATCCCGCAACTGGGAGGCGTCGTCGTGGAGGCCGACGTGGAAATCGGCGCGAACTGCACCATCGACCGGGGCACCCTGGGCGACACGATCGTCCGCCGCGGCACCAAGCTCGACAACCTCGTGCACCTGGCCCACAACGTGGAAATCGGCGAGCACTGCATGCTCGTCGCCCAGGTCGGCATCTCCGGCTCGGCGAAACTCGGGGCGCGCTGCGTCTTCGGGGGCCAGTCGGGGGCCGTGGGCCACATCGCGATCGGGCCGCGCGTGACCGTCGCGGCCAAATCCGGCGTCACGAAGGATACGCCGGCCGACCAGTTGCTGTCCGGATTCCCGGCGCGGCCCCACAAGGAAGAGCTTCGCCGCCTGGCAGAGCAGGGGCGGGTCGCCAGGCGGTTGCTCGCGATCGAGCGCCGCGTGACGCGCCTCGAAGGCACGGCGCCCCCGGAGGCCGACCGGTGAGCTGGGACATCCTCATCGCGCTCGTCCTGGCGACGACCCCGACGCCCGGAGCCACCGCGGCGCCGGATCCCGCGGCGGCAGAGGTCGTGGCGGGGCCCAACGGCTACGTGCGCGTCACCGAGATAGGCCATCCGCCGCTCGGGATGGCGGGTGCCCGCGCCAAGGCCATCGCTCGCGAAAACGCCCGGACTCGAGCTCGCGAGCGCGTGCTCAAGGCGATCCTGGCGCTGCAGCTGAAATCCGGGAAGAAGCTCGAGCAGGCCCTGCGCGAGCGGCCAGACCACCGCGCCGGCCTGCGCGCGGTGCTCAACCGCGCGACCCTTTCGGGTGCCGAACTGACGGGCGACGCGGTCGAACTGACGCTGACCGTGAGGATGGACGGCGAAGGCGGCCTGGGTCGGTATCTCGAGGCGGTGCAGGCCGCCGAATCCCGCGACCAGTAGGGGGTCGCGGGAAAAAATCGAACACCGCCGCAACCGATTTCGTCAAAACCCTCGACTGGTAGCCCGAATGAGGCGAAAATACTTAGATAACGATCCGGTAACGTTGCCCCGAACGACTCACTCGACCTGAAGAGGCCTATCTACCCGGAGAGCCGAATGCCCCATTCCACCCTGGACGCGACGAAGCAGTGGACCCTGCGCCAGCCGTTCACCCTGACCGGCGTGGGGCTGCACACGGGCGAACCGGTCAACGTCCGGGTCCTTCCCGCGCCCCCGCACCACGGCCTCGCATTCTCGCGCGTGGATCTGCCCGGAAAGCCGCGCATCCCGGCCCTGGCCGAGTTCGTGTCCGACCTGACGCTCTCGACCTCGCTCGCCCGCGGCCGCGCGACGGTGCGCACGGTGGAGCATCTCCTGGCGGCCTTGGCGGGCCTTGGCGTCAGCAACGCGCTTATCGCCGTGGATGGGCCCGAGGTCCCGGCCATGGACGGATCGGCCCAGGCGTTTGCCCGAGCTGTGGTAGAAGCGGGCCGGGTGGCCCTGCCGGCCGTACGCCGGGTCATCAACCTCGCCGAGCGCTACGAGATCGACATGGGCGATCGGTCAGTCATCTGCCAGCCGGGTGACGAGGCCGCCATATCCTACGTGGTCGACTACGGGCATCCCCTGGCTGGCATCCAGTGCTGGGAGGGGCTGGTCAACCCGGCGGTATTCAAGCACGAGCTTGCTCCGGCGCGCACCTTCTGTCTTAGAGCCGATGCCGAGCGGATGCGGGCAGCGGGCCTGGCTCGTGGCGGCAACTTCGACAACGCGGTGGTCGTCATGGAAGACGGCTACTCGTCGCCGCTGCGCTTCCAGGACGAGTTCGTGCGCCACAAGGTCCTGGATCTGATCGGCGATCTGGCCCTGTGCGGCGCCGATTGGCGGGGGCAGATCGTGGCGGTGAAGGCCGGCCATCCCCTTCACGTGCAGCTCGCATCGCGGCTGCGGCAGCAGGTGGCCGCCGAGGACACGCGATCGGTGGTCCGGGCGCAGGCGTATGCCAGCTGAAACTGCCGCTCCGGCGCTGGACATTCGGGAATTGCTCACGGTACTGCCGCACCGGTTCCCGTTCCTCCTCATCGACCGGGTGCTGGAGCTCGAGCCGGGCAAGCGCGCGGTCGCGATCAAGAACGTCTCGGTCAACGAGCCGCAGTTTACCGGCCACTTCCCCGAACGTCCGCTGATGCCCGGAGTCCTCCTGGTCGAGGCGATGGCGCAGGTGGGCGGCCTGATCCTCCTGGCCACCCAGGAGTACAAGGGCAAGCTGGCCGTGTTCGCCGGCATCGACAACGTGCGCTTCCGCCGGATGGTGGTGCCGGGAGACCAGGTCGTGTTGAGCGCCGAGCTCATCAAGGTCCGCGCCGGCATAGGCAAGGTCAGGGCGTCAGCCTCGGTCGACGGCCGCATCGTCGCCGACGGGGAACTGCTTTTCGGTTTGGTAGACTGAACTCGAGCGCTGGTGCCATCTTGCTAGAAGTTCACAGGACGGCCGTCGTCCACCCGACGGCCAAACTGGCCGAAGGGGTTCGTATCGGGCCCTACGCCGTCATAGGCGAGCAGGTGTCGATCGGCGAGAACACCGTCATCGGCCCGCATGCGGTCGTCGATGCGTTCTCCACTCTCGGGCGCGACTGCCAGGTCCACGCCGGTGCCGTCATCGGCGGCCCTTCGCAGGATCTCAAGCATCAGGGCGAGGTGTCGTACCTGGTCATTGGCGATCGCAACGTGATCCGCGAGTATGTCACGATCAACCGCGCGACCGACCTAGGCGACGAGACCCGCATCGGCAGCGACAATCTGCTGATGGCTTACGTGCACGTGGCGCATGACTGCCACGTCGGCAACCACGTGGTCCTGGCCAACGGCGTGACCCTGGCGGGCCACGTGGCGATCGAGGACTACGTGACCATAGGCGGGATGGTCGGCCTCCACCAGTTCATCCGCGTCGGCAAGATGGCCATGATCGGGGCGATGAGCCGACTTTCCCAGGACGTCTTGCCGTACCTGCTGGTCGAGGGGAATCCACCCAAGGTCTACGGCATCAATTCAACGGGCCTGCGCCGCCGCGGCCTGGACACCGCGACGCGCGGCGCCATCAAGAAGGCCTACCGGCTGCTGTACCGGTCGGGCCTCAACGTTTCCCAGGCTACCGCCCAGATGGACGAAGCGTTCAAGAAAATCCCCGAGATCGCCTACCTGGTCCGCTTCTTGGCGGGGACCCAGCGCGGCGTCACGGGCCTGAGCGGCAAGTCCGCGGTCGATGACGACGACGACTAGCCCGCCGCAGCTCTTCCTGGCGGCCGGCGAAGTGTCCGGCGACGTTCACGGCGCCGCGCTCGCCCAGGCCCTGCGCGCGCTGGCCCCGGAGGTCGAGCTGGTCGGTTGGGGAAGCCACAGGATGAAGGAGGCGGGAGTCACGGTCGTCGAGGACCTGGTGCCGCACGCCGCCGTGGGCCTCACCGAAAACCTGGGAGCCGTGCGCCCGGCGGCCCGGGCCATCA harbors:
- a CDS encoding BamA/TamA family outer membrane protein, with protein sequence MLRISAASAAVFATALAGSLGVASPALAASSWWPLSGASGTPPEAAKPAQPAPLPGTAAATPSAEAPPEDLGARMRVADIAVRGNKTVTTEQVLLALPIHRGDEVTKKQVQDALQRLYGLGYFADVRAFTEPTPAGERLVFQVVENPRLEDVRITGITVFKQDEVLKPFVAIKGQTLNLREVQKHIKDLEKRYADEGYVLARVIDLQVDPKSGVLDLKVAEGEIEAIRIIGNEETRDYVIRRELTQKPGELFNFKKMEDDLRRVYNLNYFEDIGIKYEPGKTLDKVVVVINVKEKQTGMFQMSAGYSNRDGVLGILSLRKDNLFGRGQSISTDLTLSMAGNNSGEVSYFNPWIDEAHTSLGVSLYSRRYLNFLNQRVLSTNLIGTDSERQKFEQDKGTSLMKFAEGRSGSQDPVALLPSQNSIETRTGMVLSMGRPLVGDAVTSPVRATLSLKGEQIGVKRLVPTLGLEGSSAQDTVSYATDLAGKAPPLVLGANPASGTDNAFSTGLTLTYDTRDLVINPSRGWLSSLALEQYLGPVVGNLDLTRLNVEANRYFLVNYPFWDLKHTFAVGTKFGSTMSFFNRTVPTYERFYSTGPYLIRGWEETLPSSLDAATRDYASLFQGDSVAIASIEYRFPIVSVLSGVVFADTGLFWDQLAAPSARNSFHLFGDLANPLTGQPLDSSGIGSRLRSGYGVGVRVNTPLGPLRLDLGVSQLRDDQGNWFPKGIKPHFSIGQKF
- the lpxD gene encoding UDP-3-O-(3-hydroxymyristoyl)glucosamine N-acyltransferase; protein product: MTRTGATASEPEAPLLPPRSGPLTLAELAAAALCEIVGDPAAQVTGVADPESAGPGDMVFVVEARYAERAARSRAGYVLAAEPIAGKPGLVARQPRVAMAKVLAAFAPPPPAGAVHPSASIDPAAEVAADVFVGAGCVVGAGARVGAGTVLHPRVVLYPGVRVGSACLLHSGVIVREGCTLGDRVVVQPGAVIGSDGFGFVPTAEGNVKIPQLGGVVVEADVEIGANCTIDRGTLGDTIVRRGTKLDNLVHLAHNVEIGEHCMLVAQVGISGSAKLGARCVFGGQSGAVGHIAIGPRVTVAAKSGVTKDTPADQLLSGFPARPHKEELRRLAEQGRVARRLLAIERRVTRLEGTAPPEADR
- the lpxC gene encoding UDP-3-O-[3-hydroxymyristoyl] N-acetylglucosamine deacetylase; the encoded protein is MPHSTLDATKQWTLRQPFTLTGVGLHTGEPVNVRVLPAPPHHGLAFSRVDLPGKPRIPALAEFVSDLTLSTSLARGRATVRTVEHLLAALAGLGVSNALIAVDGPEVPAMDGSAQAFARAVVEAGRVALPAVRRVINLAERYEIDMGDRSVICQPGDEAAISYVVDYGHPLAGIQCWEGLVNPAVFKHELAPARTFCLRADAERMRAAGLARGGNFDNAVVVMEDGYSSPLRFQDEFVRHKVLDLIGDLALCGADWRGQIVAVKAGHPLHVQLASRLRQQVAAEDTRSVVRAQAYAS
- a CDS encoding OmpH family outer membrane protein → MSIHRLLAASVALSLLVASPAFAASSLAMVDTKRLFEQFKGAQSSQGEFKRKAEAYQKEFLEKNRQLQEMQREGKSKAEIDKMTKKFEAELKPKKDAVERLDKEMSGRLKKQIEAAISDVAKTKGFAVVVDKQIVLFGGEDITDDVLDKLNK
- the lpxA gene encoding acyl-ACP--UDP-N-acetylglucosamine O-acyltransferase, with translation MNSSAGAILLEVHRTAVVHPTAKLAEGVRIGPYAVIGEQVSIGENTVIGPHAVVDAFSTLGRDCQVHAGAVIGGPSQDLKHQGEVSYLVIGDRNVIREYVTINRATDLGDETRIGSDNLLMAYVHVAHDCHVGNHVVLANGVTLAGHVAIEDYVTIGGMVGLHQFIRVGKMAMIGAMSRLSQDVLPYLLVEGNPPKVYGINSTGLRRRGLDTATRGAIKKAYRLLYRSGLNVSQATAQMDEAFKKIPEIAYLVRFLAGTQRGVTGLSGKSAVDDDDD
- the fabZ gene encoding 3-hydroxyacyl-ACP dehydratase FabZ, whose protein sequence is MPAETAAPALDIRELLTVLPHRFPFLLIDRVLELEPGKRAVAIKNVSVNEPQFTGHFPERPLMPGVLLVEAMAQVGGLILLATQEYKGKLAVFAGIDNVRFRRMVVPGDQVVLSAELIKVRAGIGKVRASASVDGRIVADGELLFGLVD